Part of the Paenibacillus sp. JNUCC32 genome is shown below.
AGAAGCTCCAGAACTTGATTCTTCCGGATAAATAACAAGGTAAAGAGCGAAATGACGAGAAACAGCGCAGCGAACGCACCTGCGGTCAGCAGCATTGCTTTGACCGGCCAATAGAACGGCAGCTCGTCCATATCGATCACCTTGGTGCTGATGAGCAGGAACACCTTGGATAACAGCATTCCGCTGGCGATGCCCGTTACGATGGCAATGGCGCCAATCAGAATGTTCTCCAGGAAAATCAGCCAATTGATCTGTTTGGCTTCCGCTCCCAGAATCGTCAGAATGCCGAATTCCCGATTTCTCGACTTCAGGAATACGCTGATCGAATACAGCACGAACAAGAAGGCAAACACATAGACGATCACCGTGGCAATTGTCATTCCCGTACGCGTCATCGCGCCCATGGGCGAATTCTCGATGGCCGGATGGTAGATGAATACCGCGTACGTAAAGAAAATCATGACCATGAATGAGCTGCTCAGCAGGTAAGCGAAGTATTGGCGAGCATTCCGCCGGACGTTATTAAACGCGAATTGAGGAAAGCTCACTTGTATTCCCTCCCCAGAACGATAGCGTATCGATGATTTTTTGGAAAAAGGCCTGCCGGTTCTCTCCGCGGTGAATCTCGGCGGCAAGCTTGCCGTCTTTAATAAAAACGATGCGGTTGCAATAGCTTGCGGCCAGGGGATCATGCGTAACCAGCATTAACGTGGTATGATCCCGCTCATTGATCTCGGCGAGCGACTCCATCACGATCCGAGAGGAGTTGGAATCGAGCGCTCCCGTAGGCTCATCCGCAAGCAGCAACAGGGGCGAGCCGATGATCGCCCGGGCAATCGCGGTGCGCTGCCTTTGGCCCCCCGAAATTTCGTACACGCGTTTATTCAGAATTTCGCGGATGCCAAGCCGCGAAGCGGTTTGCTGCAGCAGCGATTCCATGTCCTTGAGCGGACGGCGGTCCAGCGTAAGCGGGAGCACGATATTCTCGGCAACCGTTAGCGTGTCGAGCAGATTGAAATCCTGGAACACGAAGCCGAGCTGCCTCCGGCGGAAGTGGGCAAGCTCGCTTTTTTTCATTTGGTAAGGATTGCTGCCCCCGATCTTGACCTCGCCCGAGCTTGGACGGTCGATGGTGGATACCATGTTCAGCAGGGTGGTTTTGCCGCTGCCGGATGGCCCCATGATGCCGACGAATTCTCCTTCTTTGATGGTGAGATGAATATCGGTAAGAGCTTGTGTCGCCACTTTGCCCGCATATACTTTGTTTAAAGCCTTTACTTCAAGAATATCCATAAATCCATAGGCTCCTTTCTATAACCTTAGTGTAGCCTAACTCTACCGCATTCCGACATGCTCCTGCTATGGATTTAGGTGAAACGGAGCTTACATCTGCCATAAGGTTATGTTCGCATATTCTGTTCGTATCCTGAGATGCCGGCATGAAGTTTAAGCTTAACCGCCCATGAAAATAAGGCACACCTATGAAAAAGATGTGCCTTGGATTGCTGCAGTGCGCAGCGTTAAGATAACGGTGGTTCCCTCACCGAGCGTGGATTCCAGTTCGACGGAATGGTCAAGCTTATGGGCGATTTCACGGACTAGATACAGGCCCATGCCGGTGGATTCATGATATTGCCGGCCGCGCTCGCCGGTGAAGTAGGGATGGAATACCCGGTTGATGTCCTCCGGTGCAATGCCGATCCCCTCATCGCGGATACGAAGTTTGATGTGTTTCCCTGCTTCTTCTGCAGTGAATTGAATCTTCTTGCCGGGGCTGCCGGAGTAGTTCACGGCGTTCGTCAGAATTTGACCCAGCATAAATCGAAACCATTTGGCATCCGTGTAGACGGAGATCCGATCATCGATGCGAAACACCGGGGTAATCCCTTTGCGAATGAATAGCTTTCGATTCTCCACGACGGATTCGCTGACCGCGGCACGGAGTCCGACGGCTTCTACCGCGAAGTCCTGCTCGAACCGGTCCAGGCGTGCAGTATACAGCACCATTTCGAGGCCTTTGCGTATTCGTTCAAGCTCTTCCCGTATATGTTCGGCGGGTGCTTCTTCGACTTCATCGAGCGTTAATTGAATCACCGACAGCGGGGTCTTCATCTGATGAACCCAGCGGTTGACGAAGGCCAGATGCTGGTCGGTTCCGCTTTGATGCCGATGCAGCTGTTCCCGGTATAAGCGTTCATAATGGCTGATCCGCTCGTGGATCGCTTCCGGCAGCGGCGCATCGCCCAGAGGAGGATTGGAGAACTCCTCCGAAAGTTCCTGGCTGGAAAGCTCTTGATACATCGTGCGATGAGAGAGATACCGGTACACCAGATAGACCAGCAGCACGACGCTGCTCAACAGTACCCCGTATAGTACGACAGTAAAGGGTCTGCCTTCACCGGTAAGCCAGTACAGCAGGGGGACAAGCAGCATTTGAACGGCAAAAAACAGCATGAGCGGGAGGTGCTCCCTCAAAAAAAGTTTCATAGGGTCTCCTTGCCTGCCATGAACCGGTAGCCTGCTCCCCGGACGGTTTCGATGAGATCCCCGGCTCCGAGTTCACGAAGCTTGCGGCGAACCCTCGTAATATAAACATTCAACGTATTGTCGTCAATGAAGTGCTGATCTTCCCACATGAGGTCCAAGAGCCGCTCGCGGCTGACCACGCGGCCGTCTTTTTCCATGAGCATCGTCAGCAGGGCAGCTTCCTTCTGGGTTAACTCGGCCGACCGGTCTCCATAGGTCACGAGGAGTCGCTCTGGATACAGGAGGAGACCGGCGCTTTCAACGGTAGGCTCCTCCTCCTGGCCGGAGGCATAGGCGCCGACCGCGCGGCGCAGGTGGCTGCGGACTTTGGCCAGGACAAGCTCCATGTCAAACGGCTTCGTAATATAATCATCGGCCCCGTTTTCGAGCGCCATGATCTGGTCCATGCCGCTGTCGCGTGCCGAGATGAAGATGATCGGGCAGTGGGATTGGGTGCGGATTTGACGGCACCAGTAGAATCCGTCGTATTTCGGCAGATTGACGTCCAGCAGAACCAGATCCGGCTTCGTCTCCGCAAAAATGTCCATCACGCGGTTGAAATCTTCGATGATCCGTACGTTGAAATCATATTTGGAGATCGCTGACCTTAGTTTATCCGCGATTCGTTCATCGTCTTCCACAATCAGAATGGTATACATGTCATCAACTCCTTTAACGCAAAGCAGGGGCTTGCATTCACTATACCACACCCTTCCCGGAGATCCGTAAGCGTATGATAAGTACGGGGCATGAACCCTTGCCCAGGCCCATGCATAAGATGTAGTCACACAAATCCTGCTGCCTGGGAAAGGGCGTGGCTTCATATGGGAATTCATCTAACCGCGATTCACTGGGTTTACCTGGCGTTTATCGTATTGATCATGACGCTGTTGATCCGGCGGCGCGATACGACGCTGGTTTGCATTACCGGAATATTCGCGCTCGGCATTCTGGCAACGGAGACGCTGAGCGGCTCGGTCTCCGGCGTATTTAATTCATTTATCTACGCGACCAAAGAGCTGATGGGCACGATCATGATTATTTCCATTATCGTGGCGATGAGCCGGGTCTTGATCAAGACGGGGATCAACGAGACGATGGTGGCCCCGCTAACCCGTTTTCTCCGTACTCCGGCTATGGCTTACTGGGGCATCGGCATCATCATGATGGTCACCTCCTTTTTCTTCTGGCCGTCACCGGCGGTAGCGTTAATCGGGGCGGTCCTGCTTCCCGTTGCCATCCGGGTCGGCTTGCCTGCCCTGGGAGCAGCCGTGGCGATGAATCTGTTCGGGCACGGCATCGCGCTATCGGGGGATTATATCATTCAAGGCGCGCCTAAATTGACTGCCGATGCAGCCGGATTGCCTGTAGCCAGCGTCATGGCCGCGAGTGTGCCGCTCGTGATCGTGATGGGGCTGGTGACGACCGTGGCGGCATTTTGGATGATGAAGAGAGATCAGCGCAATGGCAGCTGGAGGGATGGATTGGTCTCCATCAAAAGCACGGGAGACGCGCTGACCACGCGAACCGATGAGGATGATACCGTTGCAGCCGTTTCTCCCGGCATGAAAAAATGGCTGGCCATCGCGATCCTGCTCCTGTTCGCGGCAGACGTCGCGGCCATGTTCATCTTGAAGCTGCAAGGCGGAGATGCGACGGCCCTGGTAGGCGGAACAGCCGTCCTGATCCTCGGCGTCATTGCGCTGGTCGCTCATCGCAACCGCGGTTTGGAGAAGGTCACCTCGTATTTGATCGAGGGCTTCATGTTCGGATTTAAGGTGTTCGGTCCCGTCATTCCCATTGCGGCTTTCTTCTATCTGGGGGATGCTGCGTTCAGCGATCTGTTCGGCAAAGTGCTTCCGGAAGCATCCCATGGGATCGTGAACGACCTGGGGGTTGCCCTTGCGAATGCGGTACCGCTGAACGGCGCCGTGGGTTCGGTGACGTTGACTATCACCGGTGCCATTACGGGTCTGGACGGTTCGGGCTTCTCCGGCATATCGCTCGCCGGCTCGATCGCGCAGTTGTTTGCCACGGCCATCGGCTCAGGGGCGGCTACCTTGACCGCGCTCGGCCAGGTTGCCGCCATCTGGGTAGGCGGCGGGACGCTCATTCCATGGGCACTGATTCCGGCCGCAGCCATCTGCGGGGTCAGCCCGTTCGAGCTGGCAAGACGGAATCTGAAGCCGGTGCTGCTAGGCCTTGCCGTGACGACGGTCGTTGCGATGTTTTTGGTGTAAGCCAAGGCAAAAGAGCGCTGACGATATTGCGTCAGCGCTCTTTAATCCGTTGAGGAACCGAAGTCCGTGATCTTCATGTCGACTTCATACGTAATGGGGATATGGCTAAAGGTTTCATCCCAATCCTTCTCTACTTTTTTCCACAATTTTGGATATTTGATTCGGATCTGATCGGCAAAGCCCCCAACGTCTACATGATAGACATGCTGCATTTTATCCAAAACCTGTTCGATCTGTTTACGGGCTTCTTCTTCAAACAGTCGTTCCAACTCTCTCATATATTGCTCGGTTGTGGGAATCTCCGGAAAGCTCCAATCCTCAATTAATCTGCCTTCCGAACGGACCTTGATATGAAATGATATTTCGTCTCCCTGAACCTTGGGGATAATGGTGCTGTGGGAATTCTTGGGCTCATAAATAACGGTATGTCCGGTTTTATGCGCGTAGGTTTTCAGCGCCCCTCCCTTCACGTCCTCCTTGATCCAGGATAAGCCTTCAAGATCATATTGGCTTAGTTCCCCGATAAATTTCTTGGTATTGCCTTTGAATACGGCGGCACCCGAGAATTTATGCTCGCTTTGGGCGGTGACGACATTTTGCAGCAGGAAGCTCTCTCCCGACTGCATGGTGCTATCCAGCTTTATGAGTGACATCGGGGGAAGGATTTTGTTGGAACGATAGCGGTTATCCACAAGACCCATCAAGTAGAAAGCTGGGATCTCCCCGGGTTCGGTGGAGCTCAACGCTTCAAGTGCACTCCGGTGGCTCACCACTACCAGGCAGCTGGGGCGGATATCATTATCCCGGAGAATAAAATCAAGAATCTGCTCCAGGCTGTACCGTTTGGCGAGTTCGCTTGAGACGACGATGACCTTGAGATGATGGCCGATCAACGGACGGTCTCTTCGCAGAGCAAACTGGCGGAAGATCTGAATAAGGGAATCTCCCGTTAATTGTTCATTCAGATAGGCTTTGCTGGGTGAAGACGAGCTGGATCCGCCTTGTTTCTCGCTCTTGCTCGTAATCGGGGGCACGATCTGAACCGTCGCCGTCAGCACTTTCCTTTTGGGGTAGGTCGCCCCTTGTTGGTTGATCTCCCGTTCGAATCGGGATTCATTCGCTGCATCCAGTCCTAAACCTACATAGACGCTGACATCCTCGATCTCGTTGCTGCTCCAGCATCCGGTTGTCAGCAGCAGCAGGACGCTGGCCGTTACTATCGACACGCATCGTTTATATCTGTTCATTTCGGCTTCCCCCCTTTCTTGCGGGCCTTACTGATCAATAATAGGATGAGCGGCAGTCCTCCGAATAAATATATCGACATATAACCTACGGTATCTCCCAGCTTGAATGTCTCCGACACATCCTTCGGCACCATGGCGATCAGGAAGATCACCGGAAGCATGATGAAGAGGATGGGGCGTATATTCTTCTTCAGCAGCTGGGAGAGCCCTAGCGAGGCTGCGTAATGCGCGACCGTAAAGGTCGAGAATATTTGCATGATCCAGATGACAAGCAGCAGGGATTCAAAGCGCTCGAATATCAAGCCCTGCATCTCGAAACTCCGCATTAAGTCCAGCGTGGGCCAGGTTCTCTTCTGTACGCCGTGAATGGAGAGCCCGCCAATGACCATGATGACGGTGATCAAATAGATCACCATGGGAACCGTAATACCGACGAGCATAGCCTTGGTGCCTTTCTTGGGCGACTTCATGAACGCCATGGCAACAAACATGATCTCGTAACCGGTGAACGATAACAGCGAGGGTTTAATCCCTTTCAGCACGGGCATGATGCCCGAGCCAAGCACCGGCCTTAAATTTTTGACGTCGAATATGTTGCTGCTCAGCAGAATTGCAATAATGAAGAACAACAGCGTAATGGGCAAAATGATCTCGTACATTCTGGCGATGCAGTTGATCCCTCCTGTGGTCAAATACAGACCGATCCACATAAACGTCATCACGATGATCCATACGGGTGTGCCCTCAAGCAGGTATAGCCCCGTAACTTCCGCCATCACCCGGATTTCAAAAGCAGAAATGGTAATGAGATAAGCAATGACCAGCAAGCTCAACAGGAAGGCCACCCATTTACCAGTGATTTCGGGCACGAATTGAAAATAG
Proteins encoded:
- a CDS encoding ABC transporter ATP-binding protein, producing the protein MDILEVKALNKVYAGKVATQALTDIHLTIKEGEFVGIMGPSGSGKTTLLNMVSTIDRPSSGEVKIGGSNPYQMKKSELAHFRRRQLGFVFQDFNLLDTLTVAENIVLPLTLDRRPLKDMESLLQQTASRLGIREILNKRVYEISGGQRQRTAIARAIIGSPLLLLADEPTGALDSNSSRIVMESLAEINERDHTTLMLVTHDPLAASYCNRIVFIKDGKLAAEIHRGENRQAFFQKIIDTLSFWGGNTSELSSIRV
- a CDS encoding sensor histidine kinase; the protein is MKLFLREHLPLMLFFAVQMLLVPLLYWLTGEGRPFTVVLYGVLLSSVVLLVYLVYRYLSHRTMYQELSSQELSEEFSNPPLGDAPLPEAIHERISHYERLYREQLHRHQSGTDQHLAFVNRWVHQMKTPLSVIQLTLDEVEEAPAEHIREELERIRKGLEMVLYTARLDRFEQDFAVEAVGLRAAVSESVVENRKLFIRKGITPVFRIDDRISVYTDAKWFRFMLGQILTNAVNYSGSPGKKIQFTAEEAGKHIKLRIRDEGIGIAPEDINRVFHPYFTGERGRQYHESTGMGLYLVREIAHKLDHSVELESTLGEGTTVILTLRTAAIQGTSFS
- a CDS encoding response regulator transcription factor, with translation MYTILIVEDDERIADKLRSAISKYDFNVRIIEDFNRVMDIFAETKPDLVLLDVNLPKYDGFYWCRQIRTQSHCPIIFISARDSGMDQIMALENGADDYITKPFDMELVLAKVRSHLRRAVGAYASGQEEEPTVESAGLLLYPERLLVTYGDRSAELTQKEAALLTMLMEKDGRVVSRERLLDLMWEDQHFIDDNTLNVYITRVRRKLRELGAGDLIETVRGAGYRFMAGKETL
- a CDS encoding Ger(x)C family spore germination protein, whose amino-acid sequence is MNRYKRCVSIVTASVLLLLTTGCWSSNEIEDVSVYVGLGLDAANESRFEREINQQGATYPKRKVLTATVQIVPPITSKSEKQGGSSSSSPSKAYLNEQLTGDSLIQIFRQFALRRDRPLIGHHLKVIVVSSELAKRYSLEQILDFILRDNDIRPSCLVVVSHRSALEALSSTEPGEIPAFYLMGLVDNRYRSNKILPPMSLIKLDSTMQSGESFLLQNVVTAQSEHKFSGAAVFKGNTKKFIGELSQYDLEGLSWIKEDVKGGALKTYAHKTGHTVIYEPKNSHSTIIPKVQGDEISFHIKVRSEGRLIEDWSFPEIPTTEQYMRELERLFEEEARKQIEQVLDKMQHVYHVDVGGFADQIRIKYPKLWKKVEKDWDETFSHIPITYEVDMKITDFGSSTD
- a CDS encoding spore germination protein — protein: MSSSSLQTKDQITTSQAAVMIINYMLGAGILTLPRTTVEAAKTPDVWISILISGMIIMLAGFIVVMLCRKFQGKTYFQFVPEITGKWVAFLLSLLVIAYLITISAFEIRVMAEVTGLYLLEGTPVWIIVMTFMWIGLYLTTGGINCIARMYEIILPITLLFFIIAILLSSNIFDVKNLRPVLGSGIMPVLKGIKPSLLSFTGYEIMFVAMAFMKSPKKGTKAMLVGITVPMVIYLITVIMVIGGLSIHGVQKRTWPTLDLMRSFEMQGLIFERFESLLLVIWIMQIFSTFTVAHYAASLGLSQLLKKNIRPILFIMLPVIFLIAMVPKDVSETFKLGDTVGYMSIYLFGGLPLILLLISKARKKGGKPK